A genomic window from Streptomyces sp. 846.5 includes:
- the tsaD gene encoding tRNA (adenosine(37)-N6)-threonylcarbamoyltransferase complex transferase subunit TsaD, with the protein MADEPLVLGIETSCDETGVGIVRGTTLLADAVATSVEEHGRFGGVVPEIASRAHLEAMVPTVQRALDEAGIKASDLDGIAVTAGPGLAGALLVGVSAAKAYAYALDKPLYGVNHLASHICVDQLEHGRLPEPTMALLVSGGHSSLLLTSDITSDVRSLGATIDDAAGEAFDKVARVLGLGFPGGPVIDRYAAEGDPEAIKFPRGLSGPRDAAYDFSFSGLKTAVARWIEAKRRAGEEVPVRDVAASFQEAVTDVLTRKAVRACKDHGVEHLMIGGGVAANSRLRAMAQERCERAGIELRVPRMKLCTDNGAMVAALGSEMVWRNRRPSAFDLSADSSLPVTETHVPAAVPAAPVSHDELHRMSE; encoded by the coding sequence TGACGAACCGCTGGTCCTCGGCATCGAGACCTCCTGCGACGAGACCGGCGTCGGCATCGTCCGGGGCACCACCCTGCTCGCCGACGCGGTCGCCACCAGCGTCGAGGAGCACGGCCGCTTCGGCGGCGTCGTCCCGGAGATCGCCAGCCGGGCGCATCTGGAGGCGATGGTCCCCACCGTCCAGCGGGCCCTGGACGAGGCCGGGATCAAGGCGAGCGACCTGGACGGCATCGCCGTCACCGCGGGCCCCGGCCTGGCCGGAGCGCTGCTGGTCGGCGTCTCGGCGGCCAAGGCCTACGCCTACGCCCTGGACAAGCCGCTGTACGGGGTGAACCACCTGGCCTCGCACATCTGCGTGGACCAGCTGGAGCACGGACGGCTGCCCGAGCCGACGATGGCGCTGCTGGTCTCCGGCGGGCACTCCTCGCTGCTGCTGACCTCCGACATCACCAGCGACGTCCGCTCGCTGGGCGCGACCATCGACGACGCGGCCGGCGAGGCCTTCGACAAGGTCGCCCGGGTGCTGGGCCTGGGCTTCCCCGGCGGCCCGGTGATCGACCGTTACGCGGCCGAGGGCGACCCGGAGGCGATCAAGTTCCCGCGCGGCCTCAGCGGTCCCCGTGACGCCGCTTACGACTTCTCCTTCTCCGGCCTGAAGACCGCCGTCGCCCGCTGGATCGAGGCGAAGCGGCGGGCCGGCGAGGAGGTGCCGGTCCGGGACGTCGCCGCGTCCTTCCAGGAGGCGGTCACCGATGTGCTGACCCGGAAGGCGGTCCGGGCCTGCAAGGACCACGGCGTGGAGCATCTGATGATCGGCGGCGGGGTGGCCGCCAACTCCCGGCTGCGGGCCATGGCGCAGGAGCGCTGCGAGCGCGCGGGCATCGAGCTCCGGGTGCCCCGGATGAAGCTCTGCACGGACAACGGCGCGATGGTGGCCGCGCTCGGCTCCGAGATGGTCTGGCGCAACCGCCGCCCCTCCGCCTTCGACCTGTCGGCGGACTCGTCGCTGCCGGTGACCGAGACCCATGTCCCGGCCGCTGTCCCGGCCGCGCCGGTCTCCCACGACGAGCTGCACCGGATGTCCGAGTAA
- a CDS encoding polysaccharide deacetylase family protein, with product MEHVLGSWSGRALGTTAGALALAALVTACRGSGGAAPAAGTSAGAVGASTSASAPSATTGGMSTDAALWSKWGLTPLNPTPAPPADKPIKLTRTGKVPVFRSVPTTQKVVFITLDDGAEKDPRFVAMMRDLRVPFTMFLMDDAIKTDYGYFKSLQTLGDSIQNHTLHHPAMSTVSAARQREEVCGDQKIITTEYGAAPFLFRPPYGDGAYSSTLNASVQACGPRAVVYWKETMQITGLQYQNGDKLQDGDIILAHFRGPSELKGETMTAMFANLLKRIQEQGFTVARLDDYIQKP from the coding sequence GTGGAGCACGTCCTGGGAAGCTGGAGCGGCAGGGCCCTGGGCACGACGGCGGGGGCGCTGGCCCTGGCGGCGCTCGTGACGGCCTGCCGCGGGAGCGGAGGCGCGGCCCCGGCGGCCGGGACGAGCGCCGGGGCGGTGGGTGCCAGTACTTCGGCCTCCGCCCCCTCCGCGACCACCGGCGGGATGTCCACCGACGCCGCGCTCTGGTCCAAGTGGGGCCTCACCCCGCTGAACCCCACCCCGGCCCCGCCGGCGGACAAGCCGATCAAGCTGACCAGGACCGGCAAGGTCCCGGTCTTCCGCTCCGTGCCGACCACGCAGAAGGTCGTCTTCATCACCCTCGACGACGGCGCCGAGAAGGACCCCCGCTTCGTCGCGATGATGCGCGACCTCAGGGTCCCCTTCACGATGTTCCTGATGGACGACGCCATCAAGACCGACTACGGCTACTTCAAGTCGCTGCAGACGCTCGGCGACAGCATCCAGAACCACACCCTGCACCACCCGGCGATGAGCACCGTCTCGGCGGCCCGGCAGCGGGAGGAGGTCTGCGGCGACCAGAAGATCATCACCACCGAGTACGGCGCCGCGCCCTTCCTGTTCCGCCCGCCCTACGGCGACGGCGCCTACTCGTCGACCCTCAACGCCTCGGTCCAGGCCTGCGGCCCGCGCGCCGTCGTCTACTGGAAGGAGACGATGCAGATAACCGGTCTGCAGTACCAGAACGGTGACAAGCTCCAGGACGGCGACATCATCCTGGCCCACTTCCGCGGCCCCTCGGAGCTCAAGGGCGAGACCATGACCGCGATGTTCGCCAACCTGCTCAAGCGGATCCAGGAGCAGGGCTTCACGGTCGCCCGCCTGGACGACTACATCCAGAAGCCCTAG
- a CDS encoding class I SAM-dependent methyltransferase produces the protein MDDGAVEIESFRALLTDEGQALLAELADFRPGQELAVATRLRRSHDAELVSAAIGQAGLRQRAAAKFGAADAARMYFTPDGVEQATRSSVADWRAARFKALGVRRLADLCSGIGGDAIALARAGIEVLAVDRSPLTCAVAEANAAALGLDGLIQQRCGDVADVALTGFDAVFVDPARRGGRGRIFDPEAYSPPLSWAVTAARQTPFAALKVAPGIPHQAVPEGAEAEWVSDAGDVKEAVLWFGTGAAPEHPHRATLLPGGVTLTGGRLPDPEAGPVRRYLYEPDGAVIRAHLVAEVAEQLDAGLIDPTIAYLTADELRPTPFAGCYEISDVLPFGLKKLKALLRERRVGTVVVKKRGSAIEPEELRRKLKPEGPNSCTVFLTRAAGAPTMLLGQPVQAAR, from the coding sequence ATGGATGATGGTGCGGTGGAGATCGAATCGTTCCGTGCCCTGCTGACCGACGAGGGCCAGGCCCTGCTGGCCGAGCTGGCGGACTTCCGGCCGGGGCAGGAGCTCGCGGTCGCGACCCGGCTGCGGCGCAGCCATGACGCGGAGCTGGTGTCGGCGGCGATCGGCCAGGCCGGGCTGCGGCAGCGGGCCGCGGCGAAGTTCGGCGCGGCGGACGCGGCCCGGATGTACTTCACCCCGGACGGGGTCGAGCAGGCGACCCGGAGCAGCGTCGCCGACTGGCGCGCGGCCCGGTTCAAGGCGCTGGGCGTACGCCGCCTCGCCGACCTGTGCTCGGGCATCGGCGGCGACGCGATCGCGCTGGCGCGGGCCGGCATCGAGGTGCTCGCCGTCGACCGCTCCCCGCTCACCTGCGCGGTCGCCGAGGCCAACGCCGCGGCGCTGGGGCTGGACGGGCTGATCCAGCAGCGCTGCGGCGACGTGGCGGACGTGGCACTGACGGGATTTGACGCTGTGTTCGTCGATCCCGCGCGTCGTGGCGGCCGGGGCAGGATCTTCGATCCTGAGGCCTACTCGCCTCCGCTGAGCTGGGCCGTCACCGCGGCACGGCAGACCCCGTTCGCCGCCCTCAAGGTGGCCCCCGGCATCCCGCACCAGGCCGTCCCCGAGGGCGCCGAGGCCGAGTGGGTCTCGGACGCCGGGGACGTCAAGGAGGCCGTGCTCTGGTTCGGCACCGGGGCCGCGCCGGAGCACCCCCATCGGGCGACCCTGCTGCCCGGCGGCGTCACCCTCACGGGTGGTCGACTGCCGGACCCGGAGGCCGGACCGGTCCGCCGCTACCTCTACGAGCCGGACGGCGCGGTGATCCGCGCCCACCTGGTCGCCGAGGTCGCCGAGCAGCTGGACGCCGGCCTGATCGATCCCACCATCGCCTACCTGACAGCCGACGAGCTCCGTCCCACGCCCTTCGCCGGCTGCTACGAGATCAGCGACGTGCTGCCCTTCGGCCTGAAGAAGCTCAAGGCGCTGCTGCGCGAACGCCGGGTCGGCACCGTGGTGGTCAAGAAGCGCGGCTCGGCGATCGAGCCCGAGGAGCTGCGCCGCAAGCTCAAGCCGGAGGGGCCGAACTCCTGCACGGTCTTCCTGACCCGGGCGGCCGGCGCCCCGACGATGCTGCTCGGGCAGCCTGTACAAGCTGCCCGCTAG
- the groES gene encoding co-chaperone GroES yields the protein MTTTSSKVAIKPLEDRIVVQPLEAEQTTASGLVIPDTAKEKPQEGVVLAVGPGRFEDGQRLPLDVAVGDIVLYSKYGGTEVKYNGQEYLVLSARDVLAIIEK from the coding sequence GTGACGACCACCAGCTCCAAGGTTGCCATCAAGCCGCTCGAGGACCGCATTGTGGTCCAGCCGCTCGAGGCCGAGCAGACCACGGCCTCTGGCCTGGTCATTCCGGACACTGCCAAGGAGAAGCCCCAGGAGGGCGTTGTCCTGGCCGTGGGCCCGGGTCGCTTCGAGGACGGCCAGCGTCTGCCGCTCGACGTCGCCGTCGGCGACATCGTGCTGTACAGCAAGTACGGCGGCACCGAGGTCAAGTACAACGGCCAGGAGTACCTGGTCCTCTCGGCCCGCGACGTGCTCGCGATCATCGAGAAGTAA
- the groL gene encoding chaperonin GroEL (60 kDa chaperone family; promotes refolding of misfolded polypeptides especially under stressful conditions; forms two stacked rings of heptamers to form a barrel-shaped 14mer; ends can be capped by GroES; misfolded proteins enter the barrel where they are refolded when GroES binds), whose amino-acid sequence MAKILKFDEDARRSLERGVNKLADTVKVTLGPKGRNVVIDKKFGAPTITNDGVTIAREVELDDPYENLGAQLVKEVATKTNDIAGDGTTTATVLAQALVNEGLRNVAAGAGPSGLKKGIDAAVKAVSDHLLSVAREIDGKEDIAAVAALSAQDQQVGDLIAEAMDKVGKDGVITVEESNTFGLELEFTEGMQFDKGYLSPYMVTDQERMEAVLEDPYILIHQGKISSIQDLLPLLEKILQGGSSKPLLIIAEDVDGEALSTLVVNKIRGTFNAVAVKAPGFGDRRKAMLGDLATLTGATVIAEEVGLKLDQAGLESLGSARRVTVSKDNTTVVDGAGDSSEVVGRVAQIKAEIENTDSDWDREKLQERLAKLAGGVCVIKVGAATEVELKEKKHRLEDAISATRAAVEEGIVAGGGASLVHAQKVLDGGLGLVGDEATGVAVVRRALVEPLRWIAQNAGLEGYVITSKVAELDEGQGYNAATGEYGDLLKAGVIDPVKVTRSALQNAASIASLLLTTETLVVEKPADDEGDAGHGHGGHGHSH is encoded by the coding sequence ATGGCGAAGATCCTGAAGTTCGACGAGGACGCCCGCCGCTCGCTCGAGCGTGGCGTCAACAAGCTGGCCGACACCGTGAAGGTGACGCTCGGCCCCAAGGGCCGCAACGTCGTCATCGACAAGAAGTTCGGCGCTCCGACCATCACCAACGACGGTGTCACCATCGCCCGTGAGGTCGAGCTCGACGACCCGTACGAGAACCTTGGCGCGCAGCTGGTCAAGGAGGTCGCGACCAAGACCAACGACATCGCGGGTGACGGCACCACCACCGCGACCGTGCTGGCCCAGGCCCTGGTCAACGAGGGTCTGCGCAACGTCGCCGCCGGCGCCGGCCCCTCCGGGCTGAAGAAGGGCATCGACGCCGCCGTCAAGGCGGTGTCGGACCACCTGCTCTCGGTCGCCCGTGAGATCGACGGCAAGGAGGACATCGCCGCTGTCGCCGCGCTCTCCGCGCAGGACCAGCAGGTCGGTGACCTCATCGCCGAGGCCATGGACAAGGTCGGCAAGGACGGTGTCATCACCGTCGAGGAGTCGAACACCTTCGGCCTGGAGCTCGAGTTCACCGAGGGCATGCAGTTCGACAAGGGCTACCTGTCGCCCTACATGGTCACCGACCAGGAGCGGATGGAGGCGGTCCTGGAGGACCCCTACATCCTGATCCACCAGGGCAAGATCTCCTCGATCCAGGACCTGCTCCCGCTGCTGGAGAAGATCCTCCAGGGCGGCTCCAGCAAGCCCTTGCTGATCATCGCCGAGGACGTCGACGGCGAGGCGCTGTCCACACTCGTGGTGAACAAGATCCGCGGCACGTTCAACGCCGTCGCGGTGAAGGCCCCCGGCTTTGGCGACCGCCGCAAGGCCATGCTCGGCGACCTGGCCACCCTGACCGGTGCCACCGTCATCGCCGAGGAGGTCGGCCTCAAGCTCGACCAGGCCGGTCTGGAGTCCCTGGGCTCCGCCCGTCGCGTCACCGTCTCCAAGGACAACACCACCGTCGTCGACGGCGCCGGTGACTCCTCCGAGGTCGTCGGCCGCGTCGCGCAGATCAAGGCCGAGATCGAGAACACCGACTCGGACTGGGACCGCGAGAAGCTGCAGGAGCGGCTGGCCAAGCTGGCCGGCGGGGTCTGCGTGATCAAGGTCGGCGCTGCCACCGAGGTCGAGCTCAAGGAGAAGAAGCACCGTCTGGAGGACGCCATCTCGGCGACCCGCGCGGCGGTCGAGGAGGGCATTGTCGCCGGTGGCGGCGCCTCCCTCGTCCACGCCCAGAAGGTGCTCGACGGCGGGCTCGGCCTGGTCGGCGACGAGGCGACCGGTGTCGCCGTCGTCCGCCGCGCGCTGGTCGAGCCGCTGCGCTGGATCGCCCAGAACGCGGGCCTCGAGGGCTACGTCATCACCAGCAAGGTGGCGGAGCTGGACGAGGGCCAGGGCTACAACGCCGCGACCGGCGAGTACGGCGACCTGCTCAAGGCCGGCGTCATCGACCCGGTCAAGGTGACGCGCTCCGCGCTGCAGAACGCGGCGTCGATCGCTTCGCTGCTGCTCACGACCGAGACGCTGGTCGTCGAGAAGCCGGCTGACGACGAGGGCGACGCCGGGCACGGCCATGGTGGGCACGGGCACAGCCACTGA
- a CDS encoding LysR family transcriptional regulator: MIEARHLRVLRAVARTGSFSAAARELGYTQPAVSQQMKALEKSVGTPLVVRVGRGVRLSEAGEVLVRHAAGILAGLTAAEEELAAIAGLRAGRVRLVSFPTASATLVPAAVAGVREAQPGVRVSLTEAEPPESLGMLRGGDCEVAVAFRYPGRVTELHLPLDDGGTGSRRQARAEAVVEATASAAACDWSDLVVRPLLKDRLVGVVAAGHPLAGRGADDPVALAELADEQWIAGCPQCRGHLVDMCAEEGFAPRIDFATDDYPAVLGLVGAGLGVTVLPELALASVRSAGVAVVPLASGVFREVVALTLPDLAQVPAVELMLDRLARVPVPSR, encoded by the coding sequence ATGATTGAGGCGCGTCATCTGCGAGTGCTCCGTGCGGTTGCCCGGACCGGGTCCTTCTCGGCTGCGGCGCGGGAGCTGGGGTACACCCAGCCGGCGGTGAGTCAGCAGATGAAGGCGCTGGAGAAGTCGGTGGGGACGCCGCTGGTGGTCCGGGTCGGGCGGGGGGTGCGGCTCAGTGAGGCGGGCGAGGTACTGGTGCGGCATGCCGCCGGGATCCTGGCCGGGCTGACCGCGGCCGAGGAGGAACTGGCGGCGATCGCCGGGCTTCGGGCCGGCCGGGTGCGGCTGGTGTCGTTTCCCACGGCGAGCGCGACGCTGGTCCCTGCGGCCGTGGCCGGGGTGCGCGAGGCGCAGCCGGGCGTGCGGGTGTCGCTGACCGAGGCCGAGCCGCCGGAGTCGCTGGGGATGCTGCGCGGTGGGGACTGCGAGGTGGCGGTGGCGTTCCGTTATCCGGGACGGGTGACCGAACTGCATCTGCCGCTGGACGACGGGGGGACCGGGTCGCGGCGGCAGGCGCGGGCCGAGGCCGTGGTGGAGGCCACTGCGTCGGCCGCGGCCTGCGACTGGTCCGATCTGGTGGTCCGGCCGTTGCTGAAGGACCGGCTGGTGGGCGTGGTCGCGGCCGGGCATCCGCTGGCCGGGCGCGGTGCGGATGACCCGGTGGCGCTGGCCGAGCTGGCCGACGAGCAGTGGATCGCGGGTTGTCCGCAGTGCCGGGGCCATCTGGTGGACATGTGCGCCGAGGAGGGCTTCGCGCCCCGGATCGACTTCGCGACCGACGACTACCCGGCGGTGCTGGGCCTGGTCGGCGCGGGTCTGGGCGTCACCGTGCTGCCGGAGCTGGCGCTGGCCTCGGTGCGTTCGGCGGGGGTGGCTGTGGTGCCGCTGGCCTCGGGGGTGTTCCGTGAGGTCGTCGCGCTCACGCTGCCGGATCTGGCGCAGGTGCCGGCGGTGGAGCTGATGCTGGACCGGCTGGCCCGGGTCCCCGTCCCGTCCCGCTGA
- a CDS encoding WhiB family transcriptional regulator — MADFSRLPGPNADLWDWQLSAACRGVDSSLFFHPEGERGAARSSREQSAKEVCSRCPVRTECATHALAVREPYGVWGGLTEDDREELLGRTRHRPSAGTARDMDTEADGEAEVDLDADVFESIRH; from the coding sequence ATGGCAGACTTCTCACGCCTCCCCGGCCCCAACGCCGATCTATGGGACTGGCAGCTCTCCGCCGCCTGCCGCGGTGTCGACAGCTCCCTCTTCTTCCACCCCGAGGGCGAGCGAGGGGCTGCACGCAGCTCCCGCGAGCAGTCCGCCAAGGAGGTCTGCTCCCGCTGCCCGGTGCGCACCGAGTGCGCCACACACGCCCTGGCCGTACGCGAGCCGTACGGGGTCTGGGGCGGGCTGACCGAGGACGACCGCGAGGAACTGCTGGGCCGGACCCGGCACCGACCGAGCGCCGGCACCGCCAGGGACATGGACACCGAAGCGGACGGGGAGGCGGAGGTGGACCTCGACGCCGACGTCTTCGAATCGATCCGGCACTGA
- a CDS encoding response regulator transcription factor — protein sequence MTSVLVCDDSPLAREALRRAVATVPGVDRVTTATNGEEVLRRWVADRSDLVLMDVRMPGLGGVETVRRLLSADPGARIIMLTVAEDLDGVALAVAAGARGYLHKDASRAELRATVTQALADPTWRLAPRRLRCAEMGAAPTLTAREIQVLEGMSHGRSNAEIGRELFLSEDTVKTHARRLFKKLGASDRAHAVALGFRWGLVR from the coding sequence ATGACTTCCGTTCTCGTCTGTGACGATTCACCGCTTGCCCGGGAGGCGCTCCGCCGTGCGGTCGCGACCGTGCCCGGTGTCGACCGGGTGACCACCGCCACCAACGGTGAGGAGGTGCTCCGCCGATGGGTGGCCGACCGGTCCGATCTCGTCCTCATGGATGTGCGGATGCCCGGCCTCGGCGGCGTCGAGACCGTGCGGCGGCTGCTGTCCGCCGATCCGGGCGCCCGCATCATCATGCTCACCGTCGCCGAGGACCTCGACGGTGTGGCACTCGCGGTGGCCGCCGGCGCGCGGGGCTACCTGCACAAGGACGCCTCACGGGCGGAGCTGCGCGCCACGGTCACCCAGGCACTCGCCGACCCGACCTGGCGGCTCGCGCCCAGGCGGCTGCGCTGTGCCGAGATGGGGGCGGCGCCGACGCTGACGGCGCGTGAGATCCAGGTCCTGGAGGGGATGAGCCACGGTCGCAGCAACGCCGAGATCGGCCGCGAGCTGTTCCTCTCCGAGGACACCGTCAAGACCCACGCCCGGCGCCTCTTCAAGAAGCTCGGCGCCTCGGACCGGGCACATGCCGTCGCCCTCGGCTTCCGCTGGGGCCTGGTGCGCTGA
- the shbA gene encoding RNA polymerase sigma factor ShbA produces MTAAAGSVQTTGGAAVPIGELVVRAVGGNAEATDELLARVHPLVLRYCRARLVRLPGGARHHVDDVAQEVCLAVLCALPRYRDQGRPFEAFVYGIAAHKVADLQRAAMKGPGQSVFLAEDLPETPDDALGPEERALLSSEAAWARELLACLPARQRELVLLRVAAGLTAEETGEVLGMSAGAVRVAQHRALSRLRALALGGPEGLSA; encoded by the coding sequence GTGACGGCTGCCGCAGGCAGCGTCCAGACCACCGGTGGGGCCGCTGTTCCCATTGGTGAGCTCGTGGTCCGTGCGGTCGGCGGGAACGCCGAGGCCACCGATGAGCTGCTGGCCCGGGTTCACCCGCTGGTACTCCGCTACTGCCGGGCCCGGCTGGTCCGGCTGCCCGGGGGCGCCCGGCACCATGTGGACGACGTGGCCCAGGAGGTCTGCCTCGCCGTGCTGTGCGCGCTGCCGCGCTACCGCGACCAGGGGCGGCCCTTCGAGGCGTTCGTCTACGGGATCGCCGCGCACAAGGTGGCCGATCTGCAGCGTGCGGCGATGAAGGGGCCCGGTCAGTCGGTGTTCCTGGCGGAGGACCTGCCGGAGACCCCGGACGATGCGCTCGGGCCGGAGGAGCGGGCGCTGCTGAGCAGCGAGGCCGCTTGGGCGCGGGAGCTTTTGGCTTGTCTGCCGGCGCGGCAGCGGGAACTTGTTCTGCTGCGGGTGGCGGCGGGGCTTACGGCTGAGGAGACGGGGGAGGTGCTGGGGATGTCTGCGGGGGCGGTGCGGGTGGCTCAGCATCGGGCTCTTAGTCGGCTTCGGGCGTTGGCGCTGGGTGGGCCCGAAGGGTTGTCTGCTTAG
- the guaB gene encoding IMP dehydrogenase: protein MSLNAAGVPEKFAMLGLTYDDVLLLPGASEVLPNMVDTSSRVSRNVRVNIPLLSAAMDKVTESRMAIAMARQGGVGVLHRNLSIEDQVNQVDLVKRSESGMVTDPITVSPEATLAEADALCAKFRISGVPVTDPSGRLMGIVTNRDMAFESDRSRQVREVMTPMPLITGEVGISGEDAIARLRRHKIEKLPLVDAEGRLKGLITVKDFVKAEKYPLAAKDGEGRLLVGAAVGASAESLERAQALAAVGVDFLVVDTSHGHNSNALSWMAKIKSSVDVDVVGGNVATRDGAQALIDAGVDGVKVGVGPGSICTTRVVAGIGVPQVTAIYEAALACREAGVPVIGDGGLQYSGDIGKALAAGADTVMLGSLLAGCEESPGELLFINGKQFKSYRGMGSLGAMQSRGQARSFSKDRYFQGDVSSDEKLIAEGIEGQVPYRGPLSAVLYQLVGGLRQTMGYVGAATVAEMESKGRFVRITSAGLKESHPHDIQMTVEAPNYHGK from the coding sequence ATGTCTTTGAATGCCGCAGGTGTCCCCGAGAAGTTTGCGATGCTCGGGCTCACCTACGACGACGTCCTGCTGCTCCCCGGAGCCTCCGAGGTGCTGCCGAACATGGTGGACACCTCGTCACGGGTCTCGCGGAACGTCCGGGTGAACATTCCTCTGCTGTCCGCCGCGATGGACAAGGTCACCGAGTCGCGGATGGCGATCGCGATGGCCCGTCAGGGCGGCGTCGGTGTGCTGCACCGGAATCTCTCCATCGAGGACCAGGTCAACCAGGTCGACCTGGTGAAGCGGTCCGAGTCCGGCATGGTCACCGACCCGATCACGGTCAGCCCCGAGGCCACGCTGGCCGAGGCGGACGCGCTCTGCGCCAAGTTCCGGATCAGCGGCGTGCCGGTGACCGACCCGTCGGGCCGGCTGATGGGCATCGTCACCAACCGCGACATGGCCTTCGAGTCGGACCGCAGCCGGCAGGTGCGCGAGGTGATGACCCCGATGCCGCTGATCACCGGCGAGGTCGGGATAAGCGGTGAGGATGCCATCGCCCGGCTGCGCCGCCACAAGATCGAGAAGCTGCCGCTGGTGGACGCGGAGGGCAGGCTCAAGGGCCTGATCACGGTCAAGGACTTCGTCAAGGCCGAGAAGTACCCGCTGGCAGCCAAGGACGGCGAGGGCCGGCTGCTGGTCGGCGCCGCGGTCGGCGCCAGCGCGGAGTCGCTGGAGCGGGCCCAGGCGCTGGCCGCCGTGGGTGTGGACTTCCTGGTGGTGGACACCTCGCACGGCCACAACAGCAATGCGCTGAGCTGGATGGCCAAGATCAAGTCGTCGGTGGACGTCGACGTGGTCGGCGGCAACGTCGCCACCCGTGACGGCGCCCAGGCGCTGATCGACGCCGGCGTGGACGGCGTCAAGGTCGGCGTCGGCCCCGGCTCGATCTGCACCACCCGGGTGGTCGCCGGCATCGGCGTCCCCCAGGTCACCGCGATCTACGAGGCGGCGCTGGCCTGTCGCGAGGCAGGCGTCCCGGTCATCGGCGACGGCGGCCTGCAGTACTCCGGCGACATCGGCAAGGCCCTGGCGGCCGGCGCCGACACGGTGATGCTGGGCAGCCTGCTCGCGGGCTGCGAGGAGTCGCCGGGCGAGCTGCTGTTCATCAACGGCAAGCAGTTCAAGTCCTACCGGGGCATGGGCTCGCTGGGCGCGATGCAGTCCCGCGGCCAGGCCAGGTCCTTCTCCAAGGACCGCTACTTCCAGGGCGACGTCAGCTCCGACGAGAAGCTGATCGCCGAGGGCATCGAGGGCCAGGTGCCCTACCGCGGTCCGCTGTCCGCGGTGCTGTACCAGCTGGTCGGCGGCCTGCGGCAGACCATGGGCTATGTCGGCGCCGCCACCGTCGCCGAGATGGAGTCCAAGGGCCGCTTCGTCCGGATCACCTCGGCGGGGCTCAAGGAGAGCCACCCGCACGACATCCAGATGACCGTCGAGGCACCGAACTACCACGGCAAGTAA
- a CDS encoding GuaB3 family IMP dehydrogenase-related protein produces the protein MTEIEIGRGKRGRRAYAFDDIAVVPSRRTRDPKEVSIAWQIDAYRFELPFLAAPMDSVVSPEQAIAFGQMGGLGVLNLEGLWTRYEDPQPLLEEITEVKDEAVATRRLQEIYREPIKAELIGRRLKEIRDSGVVTAAALSPQRTAEFSKAVVDAGVDIFVIRGTTVSAEHVSGAAEPLNLKQFIYELDVPVIVGGCATYTAALHLMRTGAAGVLVGFGGGAAHTTRTVLGIQVPMATAVADVAAARRDYMDESGGRYVHVIADGGVGYSGDLAKAVACGADAVMIGAALARANDAPGKGFHWGMEAVHEELPRGKRVDLGTVGSTAEILHGPSHTPDGTMNLFGALRRAMATTGYSELKEFQRVEVTVAPTAHH, from the coding sequence GTGACCGAGATCGAGATCGGGCGGGGCAAGCGGGGCCGACGGGCGTACGCCTTCGACGACATCGCCGTCGTACCGAGCCGGCGGACCCGGGATCCGAAGGAGGTCTCGATCGCCTGGCAGATCGACGCCTACCGCTTTGAGCTCCCGTTTCTGGCCGCGCCGATGGACAGCGTGGTCTCCCCGGAGCAGGCCATCGCCTTCGGGCAGATGGGCGGCCTCGGCGTGCTCAACCTCGAAGGGCTGTGGACCCGCTACGAGGACCCGCAGCCGCTGCTGGAGGAGATCACCGAGGTCAAGGACGAGGCCGTGGCCACCCGCCGCCTCCAGGAGATCTACCGCGAGCCGATCAAGGCCGAGCTGATCGGCCGCCGGCTCAAGGAGATCCGCGACTCCGGCGTGGTCACCGCGGCCGCGCTCTCGCCGCAGCGGACCGCCGAGTTCTCCAAGGCCGTCGTGGACGCCGGGGTGGACATCTTCGTGATCCGCGGCACCACCGTCTCCGCCGAGCACGTCTCCGGCGCGGCCGAGCCGCTCAACCTCAAGCAGTTCATCTACGAGCTGGACGTCCCGGTGATCGTCGGCGGCTGCGCCACCTACACCGCGGCGCTGCACCTGATGCGCACCGGCGCGGCCGGGGTGCTGGTCGGCTTCGGCGGCGGCGCGGCGCACACCACCCGGACGGTGCTCGGCATCCAGGTGCCGATGGCGACCGCGGTGGCCGATGTGGCGGCGGCCCGGCGCGACTACATGGACGAGTCCGGTGGCCGCTACGTCCATGTCATCGCGGACGGCGGCGTCGGCTACAGCGGGGACCTGGCCAAGGCCGTGGCCTGCGGCGCCGACGCGGTGATGATCGGGGCGGCGCTGGCCCGGGCCAACGACGCGCCCGGCAAGGGCTTCCACTGGGGCATGGAGGCCGTGCACGAGGAGCTGCCGCGTGGAAAGCGGGTCGACCTGGGCACGGTCGGCAGCACCGCCGAGATCCTGCACGGCCCCTCGCACACCCCGGACGGCACCATGAACCTGTTCGGCGCGCTGCGCCGGGCGATGGCCACCACCGGGTACTCCGAGCTCAAGGAGTTCCAGCGCGTCGAGGTCACCGTGGCGCCCACCGCCCACCACTGA